A stretch of Ipomoea triloba cultivar NCNSP0323 chromosome 13, ASM357664v1 DNA encodes these proteins:
- the LOC116002028 gene encoding SPX domain-containing membrane protein At4g22990-like — protein sequence MVAFGKKLKERQIEEWQGYYINYKIMKKKVRQYANQIEAGALDRRHVLKDFSRMLDNQIEKIVLFLLEQQGALAGRIAELNEQQDALQEQPEIAKISELREAYRAVGRDLLKLLFFVEINAIGLRKILKKFDKRFGYKFTDYYVKTRANHPYSQLRQIFKHVGLGAVVGALSRNLAELQDRQGSYLSIYDQPALPLQDPVVDSIKAAADRLTHSTNFLNFLGQHALIMQEELPSPAEEDVVDQRYHFMSLLLNLANTFLYMVNTYIIVPTADDYSMSLGAAATVCGIVIGSMAVAQVFSSVYFSAWSNKSYFRPLVFSSIVLCIGNALYALAYDMQSLPILLIGRLCCGLGSARAVNRRYISDCVPLKIRMQASAGFVSASALGMACGPALAGLLQSNFKIFNLTFNKETLPGWVMAFGWLIYLVWLWISFREPVLETEENPVPQESNADSDVVEKGLAQPLLIKSNEQDDGDGNQEYDESEEAPEESRLPVNSIAAAYRLLTPSVKVQLLIYFMLKYAMEVLLSESSVITEYYFQWSTGTVAIFLACLGLTVLPVNVIVGSYISNMFQDRQILLASEIMVLLGIVLSFQVIIPYSVPQYVISGLIMFVSAEVLEGVNLSLLSRVMSSRLSRGTYNGGLLSTEAGTIARVIADGTITLAGYLGQSRLLNATLVPSLLICIASITATCFTYNSLY from the exons ATGGTTGCTTTTGGGAAGAAGCTGAAGGAAAGACAAATTGAAGAATGGCAAGG ATATTACATCAACTAcaaaataatgaagaaaaaggtTAGGCAGTATGCGAACCAGATTGAAGCTGGGGCACTGGATCGCCGACATGTTCTCAAGGATTTCTCCCGAATGCTGGACAACCAG ATTGAAAAGATTGTTCTCTTCCTGTTAGAACAACAAGGAGCACTTGCAGGCAGGATAGCTGAACTCAATGAACAACAAGATGCTCTTCAGGAACAACCTGAAATTGCCAAAATAAGTGAGCTACGGGAAGCTTATAGGGCTGTGGGACGTGATCTTCTAAAACTTCTCTTCTTTGTTGAAATAAATGCCATTGGACTGAGGAAAATCCTTAAGAAGTTTGACAAACGCTTCGGCTATAAATTTACTGATTATTATGTCAAAACTCGGGCTAATCATCCTTATTCACAGCTTCGACAAATTTTCAAGCATGTG GGATTAGGGGCAGTTGTTGGAGCATTATCTCGTAATCTTGCAGAACTTCAAGATCGTCAGGGAAGCTACTTATCTATATATGACCAGCCTGCTCTTCCGCTTCAG GATCCTGTTGTTGACTCAATAAAAGCTGCGGCTGATAGATTAACTCATTCAACAAACTTCCTGAATTTTTTGGGTCAACATGCACTTATAATGCAAGAGGAATTACCTAGTCCTGCTGAAGAAGATGTTGTTGATCAAAGATACCATTTTATGTCACTCCTGTTGAACCTGGCAAACACTTTCCTTTATAtggtaaatacatatattatagttccAACAGCAGATGACTATTCTATGAGCCTTGGCGCTGCAGCAACAGTTTGTGGTATTGTGATTGGATCAATGGCAGTTGCACAAGTTTTCTCATCAGTGTATTTCAGTGCTTGGTCGAACAAGTCTTACTTTAGACCTTTGGTATTTAGCAGTATAGTTCTTTGTATAGGCAATGCCTTGTATGCACTGGCCTATGACATGCAATCATTACCAATTCTTCTTATAGGCAGATTATGTTGCGG TTTGGGTTCAGCCAGAGCTGTGAACCGAAGGTATATCAGTGACTGTGTGCCACTTAAAATCCGTATGCAGGCTTCTGCAGGTTTTGTCAGTGCTAGTGCTCTTGGAATGGCATGTGGTCCAGCACTTGCTGGGTTGCTTCaaagtaattttaaaattttcaacctGACATTCAACAAAGAAACTTTACCTGGTTGGGTCATGGCTTTCGGATGGTTAATATATCTGGTATGGTTATGGATCTCATTTAGAGAACCAGTGCTTGAGACTGAAGAAAACCCCGTTCCACAGGAATCTAATGCTG ATAGTGATGTGGTTGAGAAGGGTCTCGCACAACCACTGCTCATAAAATCCAACGAACAAGATGATGGTGATGGCAACCAAGAATATGATGAGAGTGAAGAAGCTCCAGAGGAGTCTCGATTACCAGTCAACTCTATTGCTGCAGCATACAGATTACTCACTCCCTCTGTGAAG GTTCAACTGTTGATTTACTTTATGCTGAAATATGCTATGGAGGTTTTACTCTCAGAATCTAGTGTTATTACAGAATACTACTTCCAGTGGTCAACCGGCACTGTGGCAATTTTTCTAGCATGTCTTGGCTTAACAGTTCTTCCAGTAAACGTTATCGTTGGAAGCTACATAAGTAACATGTTCCAGGATAG GCAAATTTTATTGGCATCCGAAATTATGGTTTTGCTGGGCATAGTCCTAAGCTTTCAAGTAATCATCCCGTATTCTGTGCCACAGTATGTCATCTCTGGGCTGATAATGTTTGTATCTGCAGAGGTTTTGGAAG GTGTCAATCTATCGCTCCTCTCCCGAGTCATGTCGTCGAGGCTTTCTCGTGGAACCTACAATGGTGGCCTCTTGTCGACAGAAGCAGGCACAATTGCTCGAGTTATCGCAGATGGTACTATAACCCTGGCTGGTTATTTGGGGCAGAGCAGACTGTTGAATGCCACACTTGTTCCTTCACTTCTCATTTGCATAGCATCCATTACTGCCACATGCTTTACCTACAATTCCTTGTACTGA